In the genome of Dethiosulfovibrio peptidovorans, the window CCGACACCGGTAAGGCCGATAACCCCAATCATTATACCGGAGCAGGCACAGGCGGCGGCCACTTCAATGGCACTGAGTCCTCCGTTGATAAGGGTGAAGAACACCCGTTTCGGTGTCATGCGCTGTTCGGGTTTGCCGAACCAGGAGACAATTATCAGCAGCAGGAGGGAGTAGAAGACCGCCAAAGTGGGGGAGTAACCGTAGGCCAGAAAGACTATTAAGGTTATGATCGGGAGCAGAAGATGCCACCCTTCCTTGACTGTGAGCAGGATACGGGGCAGATCCTCACTGTTCAGACGTTTCATGCGCTTTCTGCCTGATCGGAAATGCACCATCGCCATGATAGATACGAAGTAGAGCAGGGCAGGAATGGCGGCTGCGATAACGATCTCCCAGTACGCTACGCCCAAGAACTGAGCCATGATAAATGCGGCGGCTCCCATGACTGGGGGCATGACCTGCCCTCCTGTTGAGGCTGCGGCCACGACTGCCCCCGCAAATTCCGGTTTGTAACCGCTTTGTTTCATAAGAGGAATAGTGAAAGACCCTGTTGTGACTGCGTTAGCGACGGAGCTGCCCGATACCGTCCCCATGAGTCCGCTGGCGATCACAGCTGCTTTCCCGGGGCCTCCCTGGCTGCGTCCGGCGAGTGCGACAGCAAGGTCTATGAAAAATTGCCCTGCGCCGGAAGCGCTGAGAAAGGCTCCGAACAGGACGAAAAGGAAGATAAAGGAGGCCGAGACTCCCAGAGGAACCCCGAAGATTCCGTCCGTCCTCAGGTAGAGGAAGGGAGCCAGCTCCTCAAAGCCAAAACCTCTATGAGCCAGCATTCCAGGAAGGTACGGGCCAAAGTAAGCGTAGAGGATGGCGAGAACCGCCATGAAGGGCAGGGGCCAGCCCATGGAACGCCTGGTACCCTCCAGAACTAGGAATATCATGATTGCACCCAGCACCATATCGGAAACGATGGGTGCGCCTTCCCTGATGGCGATGGTTTCCCAGTTCACAAGAATATTGATACAGCCTACGGCCATAAGGATCGCAAATCCCCAGTCCCAAAGGTCTATTTTATTCTTGGGACGGGACTTCCTTATGGGATAGCGTAAAAAGAGGAGTACACCCATGAAGAGCCAATGCCAGCCTCTCTGGTACATCGCTGCCAGTTGTCCGAAGGCTGCTGTGTAGAGGTGGAAACAGGAAGCGGAGAGAGCCAGGGCACATATCAGAATATTTGTCCAACCAGAAAGTTCTCTTTTGGAACTCTCCATTTTTTTGATGATATCTGGAGCGTCGTTTTTTCCCTGCGCTGCTTTTGTGATTTTGGACATAAAATGCCTCCTTAATGTTTTACACGCATCCCCTGTTTCCCCGGTGGAGAACTGAAGATGCGTGTAAAAGATTCAACGTTCTGCTCGTTTTAAGGGGCTATTTTACCTCGATACCCTGTTCTTTGAAGTATTTCACGGCACCATCGGCGAATGGTATGATCCCGATGCTTGCCTCAGAAGGCACAAAGTGGGATGCATGGGGTGTCACCTTCATGAAAACATCCTTGTTATCTAGAAGGGTTTTCAATAGGTTATAAGCGAGGCTCTCGCTCATCTTCTCGTGCACGACTAAGAAGTTTGCGTCGGCAACAGTCAGGATATCCTGATCCTGTTTGGGATAGGTGCCGGCCTTGATCGTATAGGTCTGCAGCATGGGGTTATCCTTTATGACCTTGTCGACCAACTCCTGAGGAAATGGGACGATAACGACATCGCGGACTGCTGCGACCTCAAGAACGGCGGATCCCGGTGCAGCGAAGTTCCAGAACACTGCGTCAATGTGCCCGTCCTTCAGAGCGGTTGCACCCTCAGGCTGGGTCAGCTGTTGTTTATTAAGGTCCTTCTCAGGATCTATGCCAGCAGCCTTGAGAATCAGGAGGGTGAGGATCTGATCGCCACCGCCGGGTGCTCCGAGAGAGACCTTTTTACCCTTGATGTCTTCGAACTTTGTAATTCCGGTCTTTGTGGTGGTGACCAGGTGATGAGGCGCGGGGTACATATTCATCAGGATCCTCAAAGGCAGCTTGCCGTCCTTCTCGAATACCTCAACCCCGTTGTAGGCCTGCCAAAGGGTAGACCCCGTGCTCATACCGATCTCTGCCTTGCCGGAAGCGACCAAGCGGCAGTTCTCCTTAGATGCTGCTGTGGAACGGGAGTTCGCCTTGACTCCAATATCCGCCTTGCTGAGCACCTCTGCCATGGAGCCACCCAGTGGGTAATAGGTGCCTCCCACTCCCCCCGATCCGATTGTCACAAACTCAACGGCTCCTGCTGATACTGACGCAAGGACAAAAATCATTGTTGCTATCCCTACGATATAAAAACTTTTCCTCATGATTCCACTACCTCCTTCCTAATTTTTACCTCTCAAAACACAATCAGGTGAGTCTCCTGACAACCATGGCCACGCCCTGACCACCACCGATACAAGCGCTGACGATACCGAGCTCCCTGTCCATGCGTTTGAGGGAATAGAGCAGGGTAGTCAATATTTTCATCCCGGTAGCTCCAGATGGATGCCCCAAAGCGATAGCCCCTCCACAGGGGTTCAATTTTGCCAAATCAAAGGGCATTTTTTTATGACAGGCCAGAATCTGGGCGGCGAAGGCCTCATTGATCTCGATGATATCCATATCCTCAAGGTTCATTCCCGCCTTTTTCAGAGCCAGAGGCATGGCGACCGTGGGCCCAAGCCCCATATGCAGCGCGTCCAGAGCTCCGACGGCGTAGCTCACAATCTCAGCCATGGGTTTGTGCCCGTTGGCCTTGGCCCAATCTCCATCTGCGACCACGGACGCGCTCGCTGCATCGCAGAGGGCAGAGCTGGAACCGGCCGAGATGGTGCCGTCTTTTTTGAATACTGTGGGCAGTTTGGCGAGCTTCTCCAAACTGGTGTCCGAGCGGGGGATTTCGTCCTGGTTGATCACCAGTTCCCCACGTTTCCTGTCCTTGACGATCACATCTACGATCTCGTCCTTGAACCAGCCGTTTTCTATGGCCCAAACGGCCTTTCTGTGACTCTCCAGGGCATATTCATCCTGAACTTGACGGGAGATGGCCCCTTCCTCCGCCAGCACCTCTCCGGTGGCGCCCATCAGCATCTCGCAGAAAGGGCAGAAAAATCCGTCTTTATGGAGGAGATCCAATGCGGATTTTTCTCCCATACGGTAACCCCAGCGGGCTTCGGGAAGGATATAAGGGACATTTGAGGCGCTTTCCATTCCCCCTGCGACTCCGGCTGAGATATCGCCCAGACGCACCCTGTCTGCGACCAACATAGCGGCCTTCAGTCCAGAACCGCAGCGTTTGTTGATACTGAAGGCCGGGATATTGTCTGGAAGCCCGGCTTTGTATTCGGCGATACGAGCTGGGTTCGTACCGACTCCCGCTTGCCAGGCGTTTCCCATAATTACCTCGCCGAGATCCTCAGGGGCAACCTGTGAGCGGGAGACGGCCTCACGAATGGCAATAGCTCCTAGATCAGAGGCCTCCAAGGACTTGAAGCCTCCCCCGAACTTACCGCCCGCCGTTCGGCAGGCACTGAGAATGACGGGTTTTTTATCGCCCATTTCTATTCATCCTCCTTCTTTTCGTCTTCGACCCCAAGCATTGTGACAATGGGGTCTGCCAGATTCAGTTCCATCTCCGTATGTTCGATGAGCTCTTCTGCTGTTATCTCTGGTGCGATCTCGCAGAGCGTCATTCTGCCCTCTAGCCTCCGAATCACAGCAAACTCGGTAACGATTACGTCCACTGCGTTGACAGCAGTCAGAGGCAGTTTGCATTGTTTCAGAAGTTTGGATTGTTTTTTTCTGTTGAAGTGAAAAGTTGCGACATAGACTTTTTTGACTCCGGAGACGAGGTCCATAGCTCCTCCCATTCCGGGGATCTTCTTTCCAGGAATCCACCAGTTGGCGAGATTACCCTCCTGATCTACCTCCAAAGCACCTAGAACAGTGGCATCCAAGTGCCCGCCCCGGATCATGCCGAAGCTCATGTCACTCGAGACAAAGGCACCACCGGCAATGAGGGTTAGGCAACTCCCCCCGGCTCCCATGAAACGCCAGTCGTTTTCCGCTGGCTTGGGCCCTGCTCCGAGGGCGCCATTCTCGGACTGAAGCAGCAATGAAACCCCCTCGGGCAGGTAGTCGGAGACCAAGGTTGGAATCCCGATTCCCAAATTGACAATGTTACCGTTCTCAAGGTCAAGCGCGATACGGCGTGCGATCCTGCATCGCATAAGTTTCTCGTTAAGTTCGGGAAGCATAGTAGCCGTCTCCTTTCATAACGAGGACGTCGATGAATATTCCCGGTGTAACTATGTTGTTAGGGTCGATCTCTCCTATGGGCAGAATGGCGTCTACTTCCGCAACGACGTATTTAGCCGCTGTGGCCATGACGGGATTGAAGTTTCGGTTGGTGCCGAAGTATGTCAGGTTGCCTGCCCTGTCCGCCTGAAAGCCCCGAACGAGGGCGACGTCCGCCTTGAGGGGGAGCTCTAAAATATATTTTTTCCCGTCCAGCTCAAGAGTCTGTTTGCCCTCCTCGTGCTTGGTTCCGACCCCCGTGGGGGTCAGGAAGCCGCCGATTCCAAATCCGCCGCAGCGAATGCGCTCCACGAAGCTTCCCTGAGGAACGAGCTCCAGTTCCAGTTTGCCCTCGTTAAATAAATCCTGGGTTTGCCTGTTCAACCCGATGTGCGAGGCCGTCACCTTGCGTGTCTGACCGGCCACGACAAGTTTCCCGTGCCCAATCCCACCAGGGGCATGGTCTTCTCCATAGACAGTGTCGTTGCAGATGAGATGAAGGTCCTTTGTGCCCTGTTCGACAAGGGCGTCCACGAGGGTATAGGGGATTCCTCCGTAGTTGAAGCCGCCGACCATCACCGAGGCTCCCTCTCTGATGGGAGCCACCGCCTCTGCGGCCGAAAGAACGGGCTTGATCCATTTTTTAGCCATATCAAACGCCTCCGAGCAATTTCTTGGAAGCAGCCTCCAGGCCGTCTCTCAGACGTTCTGCTATATCCGTTACCTGCTTGGGGGTGACGATGAGGGGAGGAGCTAGCAGGAACTGATCGCCTGCAAGGCCGTCAATTTGCCCTGTACTCGGGTAGACAATCAAGCCGCGCTCAAAACATTCAGCTGTGACGAGAGCAGCGGCTTTTCTAGCTGGGTCGAAGGGGTCCTGGCTTTCCTTGTTTTGAACCAGCTCGATGCCCCATATCAAACCTTTACCCCGGACATCCCCGACGATCGGGATATCCAGCATTTTGTTCAAATATTCGTTCAACTCCTTCCCCCGAGCCGCACAATTGTCGAAGACGTTGTTCTTCTTCATGTAGCGGATCGTTGCGACGACAGCGGCAGCTGTGGATGGGTTGGCATTGTAGGTGTGTCCGTGTCCGAAAACGCCGCTTCCTGCGAGGATAGTGTCGATAATCTTGTCCGAGGCGATGGCGGCCCCGACGGGGGAGTACCCCCCAGAGAGAGCCTTAGCCGAGGTCATGATGTCCGGAACGACATCCCAGTGCTGGACGCAGAAGGGTTTTCCCGTGCGGCCCATGCCCGACATGATCTCGTCGGCAATGAGAAGCACATCGTAGCGGGAGCATATCTCGCGCAGCATCTGCCAGTAGCCCTCCGGGGGCACAGAAGCGCTGATGGAGGAACCAACTACCGGCTCGGCGATGAAGGCAGCGACGTACTGGCTACCTATGCGGCGAATTTCGCGCTCTAGGAGCTGGGAGTAATAGACCGCCTGTTCGTGTTCGGAGCGGTCGCGAATCTCACTGCGGTAGATGTATGGGGTCTCGATTTTGGGACATTCCTTGAAGAGAGGTGAATAAGGCCTACGGCGGATCATGTTGCCCCCTAGTGCCATGGTGGAGAGGGTGGAGCCGTGATAGGAGTTCCAGCGTGCTATGAACACGGATTTTGCGGTTCCGGGTCCGTCACGTTCAATGAAGTAATTACGGGCGAGTTTCATGGCGCATTCCACGGCTTCGCTGCCTCCGCTACCGAACCAAGCGTGGTTCAGGTCGCCTGGTGCGAGTGAGGTTAGTTCACGAGCGGCTTCCTCCGACGCCTCAGTCTTCCAGCGGGATGAGTGGGCGAACTCCAGAGTCGTCATCTGTTTGTAGACCGCATCTGCAATCTCCCTGTTCCCGTGCCCAATGCTGGAGAGCAACGCACCGGAGCACCCGTCGATGTACTTTTTTCCCTCCTGATCGTAGAGGTAGATTCCCTCACCTCGAACTGCTGTCTTGAAGTTTTCGAGATACGTCCTGGGGATGAGAGCTCGTCTGGTGGGCTTTTTTGCTCTTGGCATTTTTAAAAACCTCCCTCGTTTTGTACTCTCTTGAGAAGAGAGTTACCGTATGCCGATTTTTAGAGACATAAAAAGCAAAAAGGGACAGAATATCCTTATTTTTCAGATTACATATCTTGTTTGCTATTCCTATGAGAATTTGTTCAAATGTCAAACCTGTTAATAACTGTCAAGGCCGCAAAATGAAAGTATGTATACTTGTAAAGTCATGAGCCTCAATACCTTTACACCCTAACTTCTCCAAAATTCGTGAAAAAGGGTCCGTATTTTTAACGCCTTAACGCTGAGAAAGCTCTAGCAAGACCCCCCCTGTTGCTGCCGGATGGATAAAGGCAATCATGGCTCCGCCCGCACCTTTGCGAGGCTTCTCATCAATAAGACGCACGCCTTTCTCCTTTAATTCGGTAAGGACGGCCTCCAGGTTATTCACACGAAGTGCAATATGGTGAATTCCCTCACCCTTTCTGGCGATATACTTTGCTAAAAGGCTGTCCTCCGTTGTCGCCTCTAAGAGCTCTACTTCTGAGTCTTTTAATGGGAGGAAAGCTGTATTCACCTTCTGATCTGCGACCGTCTCAACCTTTGTGCAACGAACACCCAACGTGCCCTCCCAGAACTTCAAAGCTTCATCAATACTTTTCACAGCGATCCCTATATGATCGATAATCGTTGGGCTCATCAAAAAGCACTCCTTTTCTCGGTCTAGGTGAAATGATTAGATATCATTTAGTGAGTTTTTTGAAATGTAAAAAAAGAAATAACGGCGTTCCTCTTTTACAGGACACATTCCGAAGTGCTCAGATATACGTTTTATGTAGTTCTCAAGAAAATGTTCCAAAGGCGTTTGATGCGTCCTTTGGCTTGCGGAGAAGATACTTTTACCGATTGGATGTCCAGATTCTCCAAAGCCTTTCCCAAACGAGTTAAAGGAACTCTGCCTCCTCAGGATCTTCATCATGGAGATTTGGTACTCAGGGTAAGACTCTACGCAAATGTAAGATCTATTTTTTTCTTTACGGTAGCTTTTAAGGTGTTTTCTTGCAGGTCTGTAAGAATATTTGATTCGTATGTTTTTCTCCTCCCCTCTTTTTCAATCAGTTCTCCCATATGCTGACAGCTGGTGTTAAAGTATTCGTTTTGAGCTTTCTCTAGTTATGTTCTGGGTATAAGGTTTTGCTTGCTGAACTTCGAAAGAGTCGACACAGTACCCCCTCCTCATGCTCAATATACAGAGACATTTACGTCATGTCTCTGTATCGCTAAAACATATAGACTGAATCCCTCTCCCACATGGCCTCCAGTCTCCGCAGTCTCTCCTTTGTCAAATCCCCTAACTGATCCGCCACAGCCACGATAAGGCAATTAATCAGACTCATGGGAGCGGTAAACGAGTCGACAAAGGATATATGCCGACTGGGAACCGTCAGAACGTACTCAGGCTTGACGTCACTCATGGGACCATCGGAACGGTTGGTGATGACGGTCAGACGGAATCCCAATGATCGGGCCATGTTCATGGCTTCCACAGTCCACCTCGAATACCTCGGGAAGCTGATCCCTATAACCATGCTTCTCGGAGGAGCCACCGACAGCTGCTCTCTGATAAGAGTATCGTCCAAAAGGCGTACCGATGGCAAAAACCAGGACAGATAGAATCGAAGATACTGGGCAAGAATCACCGAGCTCCTTTGAGCAGCCAGATAGAGGGACGGTGCCGCAACGGCCTCTCGTGCCCACTCCCTGATCAGTCGAAAGTCCAGTCTGGATTGAGCCTCTCTGAGGTCCAGAATATCCATGGCTATCATTCTGTGATAGGCGGAATCGTTTGGCTCGTGATCATGCATGGCCATTCTCTCGATAGTGGTCATCTGATCCAGGAGGAGACTTTTCATAGCGTCTTTTAACTCTGGATACCCCGAGTACCCCAACGACGATGCGAAACGAATCACCGAGGATTCACTGACACCGACGGCCTGGGCGATCTGGCTGGCTGTCATAAATGGGGCCTC includes:
- a CDS encoding aspartate aminotransferase family protein — encoded protein: MPRAKKPTRRALIPRTYLENFKTAVRGEGIYLYDQEGKKYIDGCSGALLSSIGHGNREIADAVYKQMTTLEFAHSSRWKTEASEEAARELTSLAPGDLNHAWFGSGGSEAVECAMKLARNYFIERDGPGTAKSVFIARWNSYHGSTLSTMALGGNMIRRRPYSPLFKECPKIETPYIYRSEIRDRSEHEQAVYYSQLLEREIRRIGSQYVAAFIAEPVVGSSISASVPPEGYWQMLREICSRYDVLLIADEIMSGMGRTGKPFCVQHWDVVPDIMTSAKALSGGYSPVGAAIASDKIIDTILAGSGVFGHGHTYNANPSTAAAVVATIRYMKKNNVFDNCAARGKELNEYLNKMLDIPIVGDVRGKGLIWGIELVQNKESQDPFDPARKAAALVTAECFERGLIVYPSTGQIDGLAGDQFLLAPPLIVTPKQVTDIAERLRDGLEAASKKLLGGV
- a CDS encoding acetyl-CoA C-acyltransferase gives rise to the protein MGDKKPVILSACRTAGGKFGGGFKSLEASDLGAIAIREAVSRSQVAPEDLGEVIMGNAWQAGVGTNPARIAEYKAGLPDNIPAFSINKRCGSGLKAAMLVADRVRLGDISAGVAGGMESASNVPYILPEARWGYRMGEKSALDLLHKDGFFCPFCEMLMGATGEVLAEEGAISRQVQDEYALESHRKAVWAIENGWFKDEIVDVIVKDRKRGELVINQDEIPRSDTSLEKLAKLPTVFKKDGTISAGSSSALCDAASASVVADGDWAKANGHKPMAEIVSYAVGALDALHMGLGPTVAMPLALKKAGMNLEDMDIIEINEAFAAQILACHKKMPFDLAKLNPCGGAIALGHPSGATGMKILTTLLYSLKRMDRELGIVSACIGGGQGVAMVVRRLT
- a CDS encoding succinyl-CoA--3-ketoacid-CoA transferase, with the translated sequence MLPELNEKLMRCRIARRIALDLENGNIVNLGIGIPTLVSDYLPEGVSLLLQSENGALGAGPKPAENDWRFMGAGGSCLTLIAGGAFVSSDMSFGMIRGGHLDATVLGALEVDQEGNLANWWIPGKKIPGMGGAMDLVSGVKKVYVATFHFNRKKQSKLLKQCKLPLTAVNAVDVIVTEFAVIRRLEGRMTLCEIAPEITAEELIEHTEMELNLADPIVTMLGVEDEKKEDE
- the mce gene encoding methylmalonyl-CoA epimerase, with the translated sequence MSPTIIDHIGIAVKSIDEALKFWEGTLGVRCTKVETVADQKVNTAFLPLKDSEVELLEATTEDSLLAKYIARKGEGIHHIALRVNNLEAVLTELKEKGVRLIDEKPRKGAGGAMIAFIHPAATGGVLLELSQR
- a CDS encoding TRAP transporter substrate-binding protein; this translates as MRKSFYIVGIATMIFVLASVSAGAVEFVTIGSGGVGGTYYPLGGSMAEVLSKADIGVKANSRSTAASKENCRLVASGKAEIGMSTGSTLWQAYNGVEVFEKDGKLPLRILMNMYPAPHHLVTTTKTGITKFEDIKGKKVSLGAPGGGDQILTLLILKAAGIDPEKDLNKQQLTQPEGATALKDGHIDAVFWNFAAPGSAVLEVAAVRDVVIVPFPQELVDKVIKDNPMLQTYTIKAGTYPKQDQDILTVADANFLVVHEKMSESLAYNLLKTLLDNKDVFMKVTPHASHFVPSEASIGIIPFADGAVKYFKEQGIEVK
- a CDS encoding branched-chain amino acid dehydrogenase: MAKKWIKPVLSAAEAVAPIREGASVMVGGFNYGGIPYTLVDALVEQGTKDLHLICNDTVYGEDHAPGGIGHGKLVVAGQTRKVTASHIGLNRQTQDLFNEGKLELELVPQGSFVERIRCGGFGIGGFLTPTGVGTKHEEGKQTLELDGKKYILELPLKADVALVRGFQADRAGNLTYFGTNRNFNPVMATAAKYVVAEVDAILPIGEIDPNNIVTPGIFIDVLVMKGDGYYASRT